AGCGCCCCACTGCGGTTAGGGACCCCCAGCCAGCCCGCGCGGGCTTGTTTCGCCACGCGAATGTAGTGGTCCCAATAAAGCGATGTTCCCAGCACTTGCACGTAAAGGCCCGCGGCGAGCAGGACCGACGCCGCTGCGAGCACGAGCCGTTGCCGGTGCGCGATCACTTCGTCGACAAAGGCCGCACCCGGCAACAACAGGGCCGGCGTCATGAACACGCAGTAGCGGGGCCCCCACGCCCAGTCACCCGTCCAGTGTGATAGACGCGCCAGGTAAAGCAGGTAGGGAACCAGGGCGGCAGTCAGCACCCAGGTGACCTCGAGCTGGTGGCGCCGATAGAGCGTTCGGAATCCGAAAAAGCTGAGGACCAGGGGGGGGCTGTAGACCAGGAAGCTCTTGCCCGGCGCGAGAAACAGAGACCAAAGGCCCATGAAGAGGCCTTGGCGCATCGGCTGGCTCTCGACCAGGTGCCACCAGTGGCTGAAGGTCCCGTAGCGCAGCCGGCTGTCGAGACACACGAGCACCACACCGCCCAGCGCGAGCGGCAGGGAGGACAAAGCCAGGTGGCGCAGCGCCGATCGGTCCCGTCGCAACCGCCACACCAGCCACAGCGCCACGAGCGGCAGAGCCAGACCCAGCTCCCACTTGCTGTTCACGAGGGCCGCGCTCCACCCGCCGAGCGCGAGCGCGGTGCGTGCGGTGGGCGCCGCGTTCATCCGCAGGGCCGCGAAGACGTACCCGGTAAAGACGAAGGTCTGAACGGCGGGGGGCCAGGGCGAGCGGGCATAGACCCAGACGATGGTTCCGAACGCCAAGGTGGCCGTGGCGACGCCCGCAGACACGCGTCGCAGACCAAGAAATAAACACATCTGTAAAAACAGCCAGCAGGTGCCTGCGGTGAGCACGGCCGGCGCCAGGTGCGAGGCCAATACGAGCAGGTTCTGATCCCCACCGCGCCAGAGCGGGTTCCACAGCGCCTTGAGGAGAGCGCCCGGCACGTGAACGAGCGAAGGCAGGAGGGGATGAGGGCTTTGTGAGCGGCCGTTCGGTCCCACGGCGGCGGGGAAGTCGAGCGCCGTGGTGCCGTCCTGTACGAGCCGCTCGGCGGTGAAGTAAACGTAGCTGCCCTCGGTCCAGGGGCGCTCGCGGCTGGTGGACAGCAGGTAGGCAGCCGACAGAGCCAGTACGAAACCAAAGCTCGCGAGGGCGCGCGGAGACGATACGAATCGCGAAAACACGCGGGCGCGCGGGAGAGACTCGTGGGCGGGGGGGCTCGGCAAACCGGGGGCATGCTGCCCGCCTCCGTAGGGGGCGTCAAGACGCGCAGGGAGTCAATTCGAAAACGGGGGCCGAAGCGTCTAAAAGCGTCCCTGCGCCGAGAGGGAGGGAACGAGCGTGGTGCGTCCTTCGCGACTCTGCACAGGCAACGCAGCGAGGTGCGGTAACCACGAAGGCGCTGCGGCGCTGTTGGCGGTGCGGTTCGGGTCGTCTACGCTGCGTGTCACGAGCCAGCCTGCCACCAGGCCGAGCGCGCCTCCGGCCAGGGCCCTGCGCGTGGTGGTGGGCGTATCCTGGAATTGGCACTCCGATGCCCCCTGGGCACATTCGGAGATCGCGCCCACCAGAGCCCCCGCAAAAGCCCCTGCGGCCACCGTCAGGTCCACGAGCACCATGCGCTGCCAGGAGGGTCCGTACTTCGTCTGATCGGGCAAGTAAGCGCCCGCCAGGCCCACGCCGACGCCCACGTTGAGGCCCAACAGCATGGACAGATAGAGATGGTCTTCGTGGTCGAGGCCCAAGGCGGGAACTGCCAGGGCGCCTGCCAGGGCGCCCATCGCGGCGCTGCTTTGGATCAAAGTGACCCGGCCATAAGTGGGCGCCCGTTCGTCCGTGGCGATGCCGAAGGCGGCCCCCGCGGCCAGCCCCAAAGCGCCGCCGACGAGCGCGCCGGAAAGGTCGGACGACAAAGCCAGTCCCCCAAAGACGCCCTCGAGGGTGCCCACGGCCATTGCGCCGATGCGATACATCCCCTGGTTGTCGGGGATATACCGTGGCGTCAGGCGGGCCCCGATGAGACCGCCGGTCACGGCCCCCACGCCCGCGGCGGCGGTGAGCAGCGAAAGCGACGCCGGGTTGGTGTCTTGGGCACTTCCAACGGGAGCGACTTGATCGGAGACCAGCCCCACGGCGGCGAGTGCACCCGCGAGGCCCCAAAAGGCGATGAGCTCCGTGCGACCGTTGCGCTGGACGTAGTCGAGCCCAAACGAGACCCGCGTGTCCTCACCCGGGCGAACCTCCACGGATTCGCGACGGCTTTCGTGGTGCTCTGCCTCGGCGTAGATCTCGTAGACACCAGGATCCAGGCGCTGGTTGTAGGGGTTCTCGGCCCGCATGCCGCGCACGAAAAGCGTCGCGCGCCGGGGACGTGTGGTCACCACGAGGCGACCCGGCACGGGATCCAGCTTGAAAAACAGAGGCTTCGTCTCGGCGATGCCCACGTCAACGGTGCGGACTTGCGTTTGAAAGTTGGCGCGCGACACGGTCACCTTGTAGGTCCCACGTGGCACTTGAAACTCGTTCGGGGCCTCACCGGTCACGCGTTGACCCGCCCCTTCGAGCGTCACCGCCACGTCGCTCGGCACCGTGTTGATGACCACAGTGCTGGGCCGCCGATCGATCGCGGCGATGCGCAGGCGCGCTGCTTCGGCGAGGGGACCTTCAGGTTCGTGCGCCACGAAGGTCTCGTAGTGGGCCCGTGCGTCTTTCAGCCGCCCAAGGTGGTACTCGCACTGAGCGAGCATGAAGACCACGTCATTGCTGGGAAAGAGGTCCAGCGCCATCTTGAACTCGACGAGGGCTTGCTCGCGATCGCCCGCGTCGAAGAGGCCAAGCCCCGTTTCGTAGTGGTTGCGGGCGCGCTCCCGTGCCGCAGAAGAAAGCTCCGCCGCCATTGCACCCTCCGCGCGGGCGAAGGCCGCGGGCGCCGCCACGACAGCTCCGCAGAACAACCATGCAAGCCAGCGCAGGCGTCTCACGGTGTTCCTCCCTCCTCTGGGGCAGCAGGTGTCTGTTTGCGGCCGAAGATTTTTTCGGACGAGGGGGCCACGTCGTCGCCGATGTATTTGATCTGTTTGCCGGGTGCCAGATCGTCGCTTTCGGCGGGGCTTTTGGGGTTGCCGTCTGCGGGGAGCGTCTTCGAAGGGGGCGGCTGTCGCCGCGGCCGCGCTGACGGGGAAGCGCTGCGGGCATCGGGTAAACGCCCCGGGACCGCGCTGACGGAAGCGCTTCCTGCGTCGAAGAGGGTCAGCGGCACCTCTGGGGCCGCTGGGACCCCTGCGGGTGGGGCCAGAGCGCGGCCAGAGGCCGGGGGCTTCACGGCTCCCGAAACGGCGGGGACAGAAGGCTTCCGGGGCGTTTTTGGGGGGGTTCCCGTACGCGCCAGCGAAAGCGCAAGGCCAAGGCCCAGGGCCAGGACGCCCGCGATACCGAGGTGCCACCGCGGGCCCACGCGCGGCGCCTCGGCAGCGGCCACAGCCGAGACGGGCCGATCGAAGGTGACGTTGGGATCTCCGGTGAGGAGCCGCTCGACGTCGCGCTGCAGGTCCACGACCCTCTGGTAGCGTTCCTCGCGCGATTTGGCGAGGGCCTTCATGACCACGGTCTCGACCGCCACCGGAATTCCGAGCTCGGGCAAAAGTTTCGAGGGCACGATGACCTCGTTGTTCAAGACCTGCGAGATCACCTGCAGGTAGTTGTTGGCCCGAAACGGCACTTCGCCCGTGAGACACTCGTAAAAGACCACGCCCACGGCCCAGACGTCGGCGCGGGCATCGATGTCCTCTTCGCCGCGTGCCTGTTCGGGCGACATGTAAAGCGGAGTACCAAGCAGAATGCCCGTGCGGGTCAGTCGCAGCGTCTCGGGACCTTCGTCGGCGCTTCGCACCGCCTTCGACACGCCGAAGTCCACCACCTTGACGAAGTCTTCGTCACTGCGGCGCACGAGGTAGATGTTCTCAGGCTTGATGTCACGATGGACGATGCCCTTGTCGTGGGCCGCGCCGAGTGCACTCGCCACCTGCTTGATGATGTGCAGACAGCGCTCCACGGGGAGAGGGGCCTCACGCGCCAGGAGCGCCGAGAGCGGCTCACCCTCGAGATATTCCATCACCACGAAAGACCGCGCATCCTCCGTGGTGCCGTAGTCGGTGACATCCACGATGTTCTCGTGGCCGATGGCGCTCGCGAGCCGCGCCTCCTTGAGCAAACGCGCCACCAGCTCTCGCTTTTCGACCAGCCGCTCGAGCAGCACCTTCACGGCCACGCGTTTGCCAATGACGGTGTGGCGCGCTTCGTAGACGGCGCCCATGCCCCCTTCACCGATGCGCCGAATGATCTCGTAGCGCCCCGCCAGCACGGTGCCCACGAGAGGGTCGAAGCTGCCCGGGGCGGCGTCCTGGTCATCCATGAACGGTCATCCTACTTGAATCCTGACTTAGGCATAGTTAGCGCGTGGGGTCACGCAACTGGGCCGCGAGAGGCGCGTAGTAGCCGCGAAGGCTTCGTGGAGCCGTCTCACCCCAGTATTGCGACAACTCATCTGGCAACGATGTACAGAGCCCGTCACGCCAAGCCCGCGCCAGCACCAGGGCCCATCTCGGGTCAAGCCCTCCGGGTGCCCCCTTGGTCGCGCCCCGGGCACGGACCGGGCACACATAGGCAGCGAATCGCAAAAGTGTGAAGGGAAAGGTGAACAGGGCATGTTTCCGGCCTCTCAGGCTCCGCAGGATCCACAGGCGGTTGCGCTCGACCTGATACAGCTTCAAGGGGCTTCGGCGCCCTGTGCTCTCCGAGAACTCGTGTACCCCCCGGGCCTCCGGGCAGAACGCAACCACCGCGTTCATTCTCCGAACCTTAATTCCCAACGCAACGTCCTCCATGTAGAGGAAAAGAGACTCAGGGAATAATGCTGCGCCGCCAAGCTGGTGCCAACGCCCCTTGCTGACCGCGAACAGCGCCCCTGAGGGCGCCAAGGGCCGCGCAACCCGCACACTGACGGCTTCGGGCATGTGCCCGCGAGCCTCGTCGATGCCCAAACCGTCGAATGTCAAAGAAAGACCATGAGCGTTCACCCTTGCCTCAGCGTCGGTTAAAAGACCGCCAACCAGAACGGGAGCAGGGTCACTCACGAACCGGTTGGCCAGCTGTCGGATGCAG
Above is a genomic segment from Myxococcales bacterium containing:
- a CDS encoding protein kinase, which gives rise to MDDQDAAPGSFDPLVGTVLAGRYEIIRRIGEGGMGAVYEARHTVIGKRVAVKVLLERLVEKRELVARLLKEARLASAIGHENIVDVTDYGTTEDARSFVVMEYLEGEPLSALLAREAPLPVERCLHIIKQVASALGAAHDKGIVHRDIKPENIYLVRRSDEDFVKVVDFGVSKAVRSADEGPETLRLTRTGILLGTPLYMSPEQARGEEDIDARADVWAVGVVFYECLTGEVPFRANNYLQVISQVLNNEVIVPSKLLPELGIPVAVETVVMKALAKSREERYQRVVDLQRDVERLLTGDPNVTFDRPVSAVAAAEAPRVGPRWHLGIAGVLALGLGLALSLARTGTPPKTPRKPSVPAVSGAVKPPASGRALAPPAGVPAAPEVPLTLFDAGSASVSAVPGRLPDARSASPSARPRRQPPPSKTLPADGNPKSPAESDDLAPGKQIKYIGDDVAPSSEKIFGRKQTPAAPEEGGTP
- a CDS encoding PEGA domain-containing protein, producing MRRLRWLAWLFCGAVVAAPAAFARAEGAMAAELSSAARERARNHYETGLGLFDAGDREQALVEFKMALDLFPSNDVVFMLAQCEYHLGRLKDARAHYETFVAHEPEGPLAEAARLRIAAIDRRPSTVVINTVPSDVAVTLEGAGQRVTGEAPNEFQVPRGTYKVTVSRANFQTQVRTVDVGIAETKPLFFKLDPVPGRLVVTTRPRRATLFVRGMRAENPYNQRLDPGVYEIYAEAEHHESRRESVEVRPGEDTRVSFGLDYVQRNGRTELIAFWGLAGALAAVGLVSDQVAPVGSAQDTNPASLSLLTAAAGVGAVTGGLIGARLTPRYIPDNQGMYRIGAMAVGTLEGVFGGLALSSDLSGALVGGALGLAAGAAFGIATDERAPTYGRVTLIQSSAAMGALAGALAVPALGLDHEDHLYLSMLLGLNVGVGVGLAGAYLPDQTKYGPSWQRMVLVDLTVAAGAFAGALVGAISECAQGASECQFQDTPTTTRRALAGGALGLVAGWLVTRSVDDPNRTANSAAAPSWLPHLAALPVQSREGRTTLVPSLSAQGRF
- a CDS encoding glycosyltransferase, which encodes MKPDVVTVSFGNPDLLLPLLRSLELQSKDIGVIYLWHNGPRAFDRAALAPFTSLRIEVDECDQNLGYGAGVNRGFAKSRAEIIVVVNPDVALAPDCIRQLANRFVSDPAPVLVGGLLTDAEARVNAHGLSLTFDGLGIDEARGHMPEAVSVRVARPLAPSGALFAVSKGRWHQLGGAALFPESLFLYMEDVALGIKVRRMNAVVAFCPEARGVHEFSESTGRRSPLKLYQVERNRLWILRSLRGRKHALFTFPFTLLRFAAYVCPVRARGATKGAPGGLDPRWALVLARAWRDGLCTSLPDELSQYWGETAPRSLRGYYAPLAAQLRDPTR